The following are from one region of the Flavimobilis soli genome:
- a CDS encoding PAS domain-containing protein: MTTATLATTRTTVPDRVLAEEDLIITKTDLQGRLTYCNETFLRFSALTEDEALGRPHNIIRHPEMPGGIFTLLWQRAQAGEELFAYVRNRGLDGVGYWVLAYVTQSCDVRDGCKVAVGYHSMRRAPRAAAIPEVTEVYAKMRAAEVGSSRKAAAAAGLEWLTHYLAERGLTYDQWVWELEGR; encoded by the coding sequence ATGACGACCGCGACGCTCGCGACGACGCGAACGACCGTTCCAGACCGCGTGCTGGCCGAGGAAGACCTCATCATCACGAAGACGGACCTGCAGGGGCGGCTGACCTACTGCAACGAGACCTTCCTGAGGTTCTCGGCGCTCACCGAGGACGAGGCGCTCGGCAGGCCGCACAACATCATCCGCCACCCCGAGATGCCGGGCGGCATCTTCACGCTGCTCTGGCAGCGCGCCCAGGCGGGCGAGGAGCTGTTCGCGTACGTCCGCAACCGCGGGCTCGACGGCGTCGGCTACTGGGTGCTCGCCTACGTCACGCAGTCGTGCGACGTCCGCGACGGCTGCAAGGTCGCCGTCGGCTACCACTCGATGCGCCGCGCGCCCCGCGCGGCCGCGATCCCCGAGGTCACCGAGGTGTACGCGAAGATGCGGGCCGCCGAGGTCGGCTCGTCGCGCAAGGCAGCCGCCGCGGCCGGGCTCGAGTGGCTCACGCACTACCTCGCCGAGCGTGGCCTCACGTACGACCAGTGGGTCTGGGAGCTGGAGGGCCGATGA
- a CDS encoding bifunctional proline dehydrogenase/L-glutamate gamma-semialdehyde dehydrogenase, translated as MRTFDDLVPDAEALARAWMHAAQEGAAAETTRERRTTRRLARLVADPDGLELALRFVDRVVRPRDDAVAARELARLRGLPSTFLSVVDRTMLGAGALTAPALPRIVVPAARARLRSLVGHLVADDGPRLGEQVARLREQGFRVNVNLLGEAVLGEQQARERARRLLKLVRRPDIDYVSVKTSSVVPQISTWDTEGSRDRVLRRLRPIARAAAADGTFLNLDMEEYRDLELTLEVFEALADDPGLAPLCLGVALQAYLPDASDAFERVAAVARRRRAAGGAPVKVRLVKGANLAMEHVEAELHGWQPTPYPTKADVDASFLDLVDRALTPRHHGCLRVGVASHNLFHVALAHLVAVERGVTDHMDVEMLQGMAPAQARVVREATGSVLLYLPAVAPEDFDVAVGYLVRRLEENAAPQNYLHAAFAAPEAMSLQQAAFREAVARRGEVSRTPRRLAPPEPPAGSPAHPDHPAHAAHPDRGPFRNAPDSDPALPGTRTRAATLVDGATDARLLANLPAATYVLSADDVDQVVERATAAGAAWAAAAPDVRAVVLRDAANRLEDLRGDLVATAVHEAGKTVAEADPEVSEAVDFARYYALSAEALEDDPDATFEPDGVTLVTPPWNFPVAIPCGSVLAALAAGSAVVVKPSHVTPRCTQVAMSAVRGALVAAGFDADTVQVALALEGELGRALVTHDGVGRIILTGSIDTARTFARWRPEVDVLAETSGKNAIVVTPSADVDLAVTDVVRSAFGHAGQKCSAASLLILVGSAGTDDRLRRQLADAVTSLAVGWPTDLGTVVGPLTTPAEGKLWRALTTLEEGESWLVEPRPLDVPPAGLGEGRCRLWTPGVRSGVRPGSWFHLTEVFGPVLGVVRVPTLDDAIDVQNAVAFGLTAGLHSLDEAEIAHWKERVEAGNLYVNRHTTGAIVQRQPFGGWKESVVGPGAKAGGPHYVAQLGRWHDAEDVPGRTAEPEEWLQRALASDERAWADRFSREHDPSGLTVESNVLRYVPLPDAVVRVGAGASPVEARRVVAAAERCGVPVTLSVEPGWEVPAEVRPADGAGHGSRTVREVRVEDAAAFVDAVGDGRVTGRVRALGETPGLRAAAAPWVGRTTVLDCPVVASGERELLAFLREQAVSTTLHRYGHVPARR; from the coding sequence ATGCGGACCTTCGACGACCTGGTCCCGGACGCTGAGGCTCTCGCCCGCGCCTGGATGCACGCCGCGCAGGAGGGGGCCGCCGCCGAGACGACGCGTGAGCGGCGCACCACGCGCCGTCTCGCGCGGCTCGTCGCCGACCCTGACGGCCTCGAGCTCGCCCTGCGCTTCGTCGACCGCGTCGTCCGCCCGCGCGACGACGCCGTCGCCGCACGCGAGCTTGCCCGGCTGCGCGGTCTGCCGAGCACGTTCCTGTCCGTCGTCGACCGCACCATGCTCGGAGCGGGCGCGCTCACGGCACCCGCACTGCCGCGCATCGTCGTCCCGGCCGCGCGGGCGCGCCTGCGGAGCCTCGTCGGGCACCTCGTCGCCGACGACGGCCCGCGGCTCGGCGAGCAGGTCGCGCGCCTGCGGGAGCAGGGTTTCCGCGTCAACGTGAACCTCCTCGGTGAGGCCGTGCTGGGCGAGCAGCAGGCTCGCGAGCGCGCGCGCCGCCTCCTCAAGCTCGTGCGGCGGCCAGACATCGACTACGTGTCCGTCAAGACGTCGTCGGTCGTGCCGCAGATCTCGACGTGGGACACGGAGGGCTCGCGCGACCGCGTGCTGCGCCGGCTGCGGCCGATCGCCCGCGCCGCAGCGGCAGACGGGACGTTCCTCAACCTCGACATGGAGGAGTACCGCGACCTCGAGCTCACGCTCGAGGTGTTCGAGGCGCTCGCCGACGACCCGGGGCTCGCGCCGCTGTGCCTCGGCGTCGCGCTGCAGGCGTACCTGCCGGACGCGTCGGACGCGTTCGAGCGCGTCGCGGCCGTCGCACGACGCCGTCGCGCGGCCGGGGGAGCGCCCGTGAAGGTGCGTCTCGTCAAGGGCGCTAACCTCGCGATGGAGCACGTCGAGGCGGAGCTGCACGGCTGGCAGCCGACGCCGTACCCGACGAAGGCGGACGTCGACGCGTCCTTCCTCGACCTCGTCGACCGCGCGCTCACGCCGCGCCACCACGGCTGCCTGCGCGTCGGCGTCGCGAGCCACAACCTGTTCCACGTCGCGCTCGCGCACCTCGTGGCGGTCGAGCGCGGCGTGACCGACCACATGGACGTCGAGATGCTGCAGGGGATGGCGCCCGCGCAGGCGCGCGTCGTGCGTGAGGCCACGGGGAGCGTCCTGCTCTACCTCCCCGCGGTCGCGCCCGAGGACTTCGACGTCGCGGTCGGTTACCTCGTGCGACGGCTCGAGGAGAACGCCGCGCCGCAGAACTACCTGCACGCCGCGTTCGCGGCGCCCGAGGCGATGAGCCTGCAGCAGGCGGCGTTCCGCGAGGCCGTCGCCCGGCGCGGCGAGGTCAGCCGCACGCCCCGGCGCCTCGCGCCTCCCGAGCCGCCCGCAGGCAGCCCGGCGCACCCGGACCACCCCGCGCACGCCGCCCACCCCGACCGGGGGCCGTTCCGCAACGCGCCCGACTCCGACCCCGCCCTGCCCGGGACGCGTACCCGCGCGGCGACGCTCGTCGACGGCGCGACCGACGCGCGCCTCCTCGCGAACCTCCCCGCGGCGACGTACGTGCTCTCGGCCGACGACGTCGACCAGGTGGTCGAGCGGGCGACCGCCGCGGGCGCGGCATGGGCCGCGGCCGCCCCGGACGTGCGGGCCGTCGTCCTGCGCGACGCCGCGAACCGGCTCGAGGACCTGCGCGGCGACCTCGTCGCGACCGCCGTCCACGAGGCTGGCAAGACCGTCGCCGAGGCCGACCCGGAAGTGAGCGAGGCCGTCGACTTCGCCCGCTACTACGCGCTGTCCGCCGAGGCGCTCGAGGACGACCCCGACGCGACCTTCGAGCCCGACGGCGTCACCCTCGTCACGCCGCCCTGGAACTTCCCGGTCGCGATCCCGTGCGGCTCGGTCCTCGCGGCGCTCGCAGCCGGGTCGGCGGTCGTCGTCAAACCGTCGCACGTGACGCCGCGCTGCACGCAGGTCGCGATGTCCGCCGTCCGTGGCGCGCTCGTCGCCGCAGGCTTCGATGCCGACACGGTCCAGGTCGCGCTCGCCCTCGAGGGCGAGCTGGGACGCGCGCTCGTGACGCACGACGGCGTCGGGCGGATCATCCTCACCGGCTCGATCGACACGGCACGCACGTTCGCGCGGTGGCGCCCCGAGGTCGACGTGCTCGCCGAGACGTCGGGCAAGAACGCGATCGTCGTGACGCCGTCGGCCGACGTCGACCTCGCAGTGACCGACGTCGTGCGGTCGGCGTTCGGGCACGCAGGGCAGAAGTGCTCGGCGGCGTCCCTGCTGATCCTCGTCGGTTCGGCGGGGACCGACGATCGGCTGCGGCGCCAGCTCGCCGACGCCGTGACCTCGCTCGCGGTGGGCTGGCCGACCGACCTGGGCACCGTCGTCGGGCCGCTGACCACGCCCGCCGAAGGGAAGCTGTGGCGCGCCCTGACGACGCTCGAGGAGGGCGAGTCGTGGCTCGTCGAGCCGCGCCCGCTCGACGTCCCGCCCGCGGGCCTGGGCGAGGGACGCTGCCGGCTGTGGACGCCCGGCGTGCGCTCGGGCGTGCGGCCCGGGTCGTGGTTCCACCTCACCGAGGTGTTCGGGCCCGTGCTCGGCGTCGTGCGCGTCCCGACGCTCGACGACGCGATCGACGTCCAGAACGCCGTCGCCTTCGGCCTCACCGCGGGGCTGCACAGCCTCGACGAGGCGGAGATCGCGCACTGGAAGGAGCGCGTCGAGGCGGGGAACCTGTACGTCAACCGGCACACGACCGGCGCGATCGTGCAGCGGCAGCCGTTCGGCGGGTGGAAGGAGTCGGTCGTCGGGCCGGGTGCGAAGGCCGGAGGCCCGCACTACGTCGCGCAGCTCGGGCGGTGGCACGACGCCGAGGACGTCCCCGGCCGCACGGCCGAGCCCGAGGAGTGGCTCCAGCGGGCGCTCGCGTCCGACGAGCGCGCCTGGGCAGATCGTTTCTCGCGCGAGCACGACCCGAGCGGGCTCACGGTCGAGAGCAACGTCCTGCGGTACGTGCCGCTGCCGGACGCGGTCGTGCGCGTCGGCGCCGGGGCGTCACCGGTCGAGGCGCGCCGCGTCGTCGCGGCGGCCGAGCGGTGCGGTGTGCCCGTGACCCTGTCCGTCGAGCCCGGGTGGGAGGTGCCCGCCGAGGTGCGCCCCGCCGACGGTGCCGGGCACGGGTCGCGGACCGTGCGCGAGGTACGCGTCGAGGACGCCGCAGCGTTCGTCGACGCCGTCGGGGACGGGCGCGTGACCGGGCGCGTGCGCGCCCTGGGCGAGACCCCCGGCCTGCGCGCTGCGGCCGCGCCGTGGGTGGGCCGGACGACCGTGCTCGACTGCCCCGTCGTCGCGTCCGGTGAGCGCGAGCTGCTCGCGTTCCTCCGCGAGCAGGCCGTCTCGACGACCCTCCACCGCTACGGCCACGTGCCGGCCCGCCGCTGA
- a CDS encoding HAD family hydrolase yields MDARPPARRTPPTAAFFDLDKTVIATSSVSAFSRPFLAGGLLSRRGMLRSAYAHLLFMLGGADADQTERMRANISSLVTGWDVTQVEEIVAETLHDLIDPYVYAEAVELMASHHAAGRDVVIVSASGAEVVEPIAAALGADHVISTRMEVVDGRYTGNIDFYAYGENKAVAIRELADRRGYDLDGSYAYSDSITDVPMLSTVGHAFTVNADRTLRREAAENGWGNLTFTRPVALRPFFTRTTSALAAGVAVAATAAIVWAVARRRRR; encoded by the coding sequence GTGGACGCCCGCCCGCCAGCCCGACGGACGCCGCCGACCGCGGCGTTCTTCGACCTCGACAAGACCGTCATCGCGACGTCGTCGGTCTCGGCCTTCTCGCGCCCGTTCCTCGCGGGCGGCCTCCTCTCGCGCCGCGGCATGCTGCGCAGCGCATATGCCCACCTGCTCTTCATGCTCGGCGGCGCCGACGCCGACCAGACCGAGCGCATGCGGGCCAACATCTCCTCGCTCGTCACGGGCTGGGACGTCACACAGGTCGAGGAGATCGTCGCGGAGACTCTCCACGACCTCATCGACCCGTACGTGTACGCCGAGGCGGTCGAGCTCATGGCGTCTCACCACGCGGCGGGGCGCGACGTCGTCATCGTGTCCGCGTCAGGCGCGGAGGTCGTCGAGCCGATCGCCGCAGCGCTCGGCGCGGACCACGTGATCTCGACGCGCATGGAGGTCGTCGACGGCCGGTACACCGGCAACATCGACTTCTACGCGTACGGCGAGAACAAGGCTGTCGCGATCCGCGAGCTCGCGGATAGGCGCGGCTACGACCTCGACGGCTCGTACGCGTACTCCGACTCGATCACGGACGTGCCGATGCTCTCGACTGTCGGCCACGCGTTCACCGTGAACGCGGACCGCACGCTGCGCCGCGAGGCGGCGGAGAACGGCTGGGGGAACCTCACGTTCACGCGCCCGGTCGCGCTGCGCCCGTTCTTCACGCGGACGACGTCGGCCCTCGCCGCGGGTGTGGCCGTCGCCGCGACGGCCGCGATCGTCTGGGCGGTCGCCCGGCGCCGTCGCCGCTGA
- the ssd gene encoding septum site-determining protein Ssd, which translates to MRDWTGVPGRDAGAGRADGPAAGEAVVGVCGARGGAGASTFAAALARARHRRGPHPAVLVDLDDAGGGLDVLLGVEDQPGIRWPDLRDARGDVPARELVGLLPRWGDVPVLSGDRTRREPVDDDVRRDVLSALRHEAALVLDLGRPGPGQPWWGGDECDAVLVVARKDLTSVAGALGVVARARAAEAYVALVVRGRAPAGLTAGQLGAALDCPVTAEMRSERTLAAAVERGVGPCGVRLHRAAARALEHVVASAPARAATVRGPWSLRAAVPERPAGRIA; encoded by the coding sequence ATGCGGGACTGGACGGGGGTGCCGGGACGAGACGCGGGGGCAGGCCGAGCGGACGGGCCAGCGGCGGGCGAGGCCGTGGTCGGCGTGTGCGGCGCCCGTGGCGGGGCCGGGGCGAGCACGTTCGCAGCCGCGCTCGCGAGAGCGAGGCACCGCCGCGGCCCGCACCCCGCCGTGCTCGTCGACCTCGACGATGCCGGGGGAGGGCTCGACGTCCTCCTCGGCGTCGAGGACCAGCCCGGCATCCGCTGGCCCGACCTGCGCGACGCGCGGGGCGACGTCCCCGCGCGTGAGCTCGTCGGGCTCCTGCCGCGCTGGGGCGACGTGCCCGTGCTGTCGGGGGACCGCACGCGGCGCGAGCCGGTCGACGACGACGTGCGCCGCGACGTGCTGAGCGCCCTGCGCCACGAGGCGGCGCTCGTCCTCGACCTTGGGCGACCGGGTCCGGGTCAGCCGTGGTGGGGCGGGGACGAGTGCGACGCCGTGCTCGTCGTCGCACGCAAGGACCTGACGTCGGTCGCAGGGGCGCTCGGCGTAGTCGCCCGCGCGCGGGCGGCCGAGGCGTACGTCGCGCTCGTCGTGCGCGGTCGCGCGCCCGCCGGGCTCACCGCCGGGCAGCTCGGCGCCGCCCTGGACTGCCCGGTCACGGCCGAGATGCGCTCGGAGCGCACGCTCGCCGCCGCGGTCGAGCGCGGCGTCGGACCGTGCGGGGTGCGGCTGCACCGCGCGGCAGCGCGGGCGCTCGAGCACGTCGTGGCCTCCGCGCCCGCGCGGGCCGCCACCGTCCGCGGGCCCTGGTCCCTCCGCGCGGCCGTCCCGGAGCGCCCCGCGGGCAGGATCGCGTGA